CGGCGGCGACGAACTCGTCCGCCTGCTCGCCAGCCGCATCGGCAGCGTCATGCCGGAAGGCGGCACGCTTGCCCGCATCGGCGGCGACGAGTTTGCCGTCGCGCTGCTCACCAACGGCCATGGCACCCTGGCGCTCGAGACGGCGCGCCGTATCGCCCATTCGATCGACCGCCCGTTCACGATCTCGGGCTTCGAGTTTCACGTCACCGCCTCGGTCGGCTACGCCATCGCCAACGAGATCGGCATGAAGTCGTCGGAGATCATCCGCCGCGCCGACGTCGCCATGTATCACGCCAAGAACGGCGCCGAGCGCGAGCCGGTCGCCTACCAGGCGACCATGGAAACCGGCGCGCTGGAAAAGAAGCAGATCGAGACCGGCTTGCGCCGCGCCATCGAAAACGGCGACCTTAAGGTGTTCTACCAGCCGGTCGTACGCGCCATCGACGGCGAGATCGTCGGCCTCGAGGCGCTGATGCGCTGGACCTCGGCCGAATTCGGCGCCGTGTCGCCGGCGGTGTTCATTCCCGTCGCCGAGGAAACCGGCCTCATCCACGACATCGGCCGCCTCGTCGTCACCCGCGCCTGCATCGACCTGCACCGCTGGCCGGGCCTGCAGATGGCGATCAACGTCTCGCCGGTGCAGCTCCGCGATCCGGGCTTCGCCGACGAGATCCGCCAGATCGTCGAGAGCCACGGCCACAGCCCGTCGCGCTTCGACCTCGAACTGACCGAAGGCATCCTGGTCAACAACCCGATGATCGCCGAGCGCAAGCTGCGCAAGCTGAAGGAATTCGGCTTCAACCTGTCGCTCGACGATTTCGGCACCGGCTTCTCCTCGATCGGCTACCTCCGCCAGTTCCCGTTCAACACGCTGAAGGTCGACCGCTCCTTCGTGAAGGAAATCGGCATGAACGGCGAGGCCAACGCGCTGTTCCAGTCGCTGGTCTCGCTGGGCGATGCCCTCGGCCTGTCGATCATCGCGGAAGGCATCGAGACCGAGGATCAGTTGCGGCTGCTGCGGCTGACCCGCTGCCAGCAGGTGCAGGGCTTCTTCTTCAGCCGCCCGGTTCCGGCCGACGACATCGATACGATGCTCGCCGGCAAGCAGCGCGGCGCGCTGCCCGCCGACCGCCGCGTCGCCGCCCGCGCCTGACGCGCCACTGGCGCGGCGTTGCCGCGCTTGGCATAAGGCGGGCGAATGCCCGCCGATCTCCCGCCGCCGAAAACATCGCTGACCGCGGACGAAGCCCGCCGCATCGCGCTCGCCGCGCAGGGCTTCGCCCATCGCAAGACCGCCGGCCGCTCGCCGTGGCCGGCCGTTGCCGCGACCATCGACCGCCTCGGCCTGCTGCAGCTCGACTCGGTCAACGTGCTGGTGCGCTCGCACTACCTGCCGGTGTTTTCACGCCTCGGCGACTACGACCGCGCCGCGCTCGACAAGCGCGGCTTCGCTTCCGGCAAGGAGCGCACGCTGTTCGAGTATTGGGCGCACGAGGCCTCGCTCCTGCCGCTCCGCCTGCAGCCGCTGCTGCGCTGGCGCATGGACCGCGCCCGCCGCCTAGTCGACCACACGCCGGCGCGCGCCAAGGCGCACCGCGAACTCCGCGCCTACTACCGCGCCATCCTCAAGGAGGTCGCCGCGCGCGGGCCGATCGCGGCGAGCGAACTGCAGGATCCCGGCGAGCGCTCCGGTCCCTGGTGGGGCTGGCACAAGGGCAAGGGCGCGCTGGAGCGCCTGTTCCACACCGGCGAGGTTACCTCGGCCGGCCGCCGCGGCGGCTTCGAGCGCGTCTACGATCTGCCCGAGCGCGTCATCCCCGCCGACATCCTCGCCGTGCCGACGCCATCGGAGAGGGACGCCATCCGCGAGCTGGCGCTGATGGGCGCCCGCGCCTTCGGGGTCGCCACCGAAGCCGACATCCGCGACTATTTCCGCCTACCGATACCCGAAGCGAGGAAGGCGCTGGCGGAACTCGCGGAGGAGGGCGCCCTGATCCCCGCCGCCGTCGAAGCTTGGGACAAGCCGGCGTATCTCGCCGCGGACGCCGAGACGCCGGCCCGGGTCACGGCCAGCGCGCTGCTGTCGCCGTTCGACCCGCTGGTCTGGTTCCGCCCGCGCACCGAGCGCGTGTTCGACTTCCACTACCGCATCGAGATCTACACGCCGCAGGCCAAGCGCCGCTTCGGCTACTACGTGCTGCCGTTCCTCCACCGCGGCCGCCTCAGGGCGCGCGTTGACCTCAAAGCCGAGCGCGACTCCGGCACCCTTGCCGTGCGTGGCGCCCACGCCGAGGCGGGCGCCGACCGCGACGCCATCGCCCCTGACCTCGCCGCGGAACTCCGCCGCATGGCGGCGTGGCTGGGCCTCGCCGAAATCCGCGTCAGCCCGAACGGCGACCTGGCCGCGGCGTTGGCGAAGCACCTCTGACGCTGGACTTTCCGCCGCCTCCGGTCCATTTCACGCCGACCATGACCGCGCCCCACGCCATCGCCATCGCCCCGATGATGGACTGGACCGACCGCCACTGCCGCTTCTTCCACCGGCAGTTGACCGGACGGGCGCTGCTGCACACCGAGATGATCACCGCCGACGCGATCCTGCACGGCGACCTCCACCGGCTGCTCAGCTTCTCGCCGGCGGAGCATCCGGTCGCGCTCCAGCTCGGCGGCTCCGACCCGGCGAAGCTGGCACGCGCCGCCGCCGTGAGTGCGGAGCGGGGCTACGACGAGATCAACCTCAACGTCGGCTGCCCGTCCGACCGCGTGCAGTCCGGCACCTTCGGCGCCTGCCTGATGCGGACGCCGGCACTGGTCGCCGAATGCATCGCCGCCATCAAGGCGGCAGTCGCCGTGCCCGTGACAGTGAAGTGCCGCCTCGGCGTCGACGACCAGGACACCGAGATCGCGCTGGACGCGCTCGCCGATGCAGTCATCGCGGCGGGCGCGGACGCGATCTGGGTGCACGCCCGCAAGGCGTGGCTGCAGGGCCTCAGCCCGAAGGAAAACCGCGAGGTGCCGCCGCTCGACTACGCGCGCGTCTATCGCCTGAAGGCGCGGCTGCCCGGCGTCTTCGTCGGCATCAACGGCGGCATTGCCACCCTCGATGACGCGGCGGAGCACCTCCGCCATGTCGATGGCGTCATGCTCGGCCGCGCCGCCTATCACACGCCGGCGATCCTCGCGGGCGTCGATGCGCGGTTCTACGGCGAGCCGGCCGCGGATCGCGACGTCATGGACGCGATGATCCCATACATCGAATCCGAACTGGCGCGCGGCGAGCGTCTGTCGCACATCACGCGCCACATGCTCGGCCTGTTCCACGGCGAGCCCGGCGCGCGGAGCTGGCGGCGCATCCTGACCGTCGGCGCGGTCAGGCCCGGCGCCGGCATCGAGGTCGTGCGCGAGGCGCTGGCGGCACTCGATTTTGCCGGCGAAACATCGGACGAGCGCGCCGTCGCCTGATGGATATTTCGGTTACCCAGCTAATTGAACTCGCCGTAGCCGTCTTGGTATCCGGCGCCATTTCCGGCCTGCTCGCCGGCCTGTTCGGCATCGGCGGCGGCACGGTTCTGGTGCCCGTGCTCTATCAGGGGCTGGAGCTGATCGGCGTCGATGAGGGCGTGCGCATGCAGGTCTCGGTCGGCACCTCGATCGCGATCATCGTGCCGACGGCGATCCAGTCGTTCCTGGCGCACCGCAAGCGCGGCGCCGTCGATACGCAACTGCTCAAGGATTGGCTGATCCCGCTGCCGGTCGGCGTCATCGCCGCCTCGATCGTCGCGGCCTACATCTCGGGCGGGGCGCTGCGCGCCATCTTCGCGGTCGTCGCGCTGCTGGTCGCGATCCGCCTCATCTTCAATCGCGAATCGTGGCGCCTCGGCAGCGATCTGCCCGGCCAGCCGGCGCGCTCGGTGGTTGGCGTCGTCATCGGCTTCCTGTCGACGCTGATGGGCATCGGCGGCGGCGTGCTCAACAACACGTTCATGACGCTCTACGGCCGCTCCATGCATCAGGCGGTAGCGACGTCGTCCGGCGTCGGCGTCATCATCTCGATCCCCGGCATCCTCGGCTACATCTGGGCCGGCTGGGGCGCGAGCGGCCTGCCGCCGCTGTCCACCGGCTTCGTCAATTTCCCCGCAGTGCTGATCCTCATCCCGACGTCGGTGCTCGCCGCGCCTTATGGCGTGCGGCTGGCGCACGCGCTGTCGCGGCGCAAGCTCGAGGTCGCGTTCGGCTGCTTCCTGCTGTTCGTCGCCGCGCGCTTCGCCTGGAGTTTGTTCTAGGGCGTCAGCACGAGGCGGTCGCCGGAGATGGCGTAGCCGTCGAGCGTGTTGAGGAAGCTCATGCCGAGCAGGCTCTGATCCAGCGAATTTGGCGGCGCCACCAGCGCCGCGATCTCGCGCCGCTCGATCGAGCCGACCGCCAGCTTGGCGATGGTGATGGGCGCAGCCTCGATCGTGCCGTTGGCGGTGCGGATCGTCATGTTGAAGCGCAGCGTGCTGGTGTCGATGCCGATGGCCTTGGCGTCGGCGGGCGTCAGCGTCACGAAGCTCGCGCCGGTATCGACCATCATGGTCATCGGCTTGCCCTGCACCTCGGCGTGCACGCCGAAATGCCCGTCGAGCCCGCGCGCGATGACCACCGCGCTGTCCGCCTCACCTGCCAGCCGGCCGGAGATCGGCACGCCCGGCGCCAGGACGCCCAGCATGCGCGCGCCGACGCCGGTGAGTTCGGTGCGGTAGGCATACGCGCCGATCAGGAACAGAAACACCGCCAGCCAACCGGCCGTGGCGCGCACGATCTCGCCGGCACCGAGCCCGCGCCCGAGCAGCGCTGAGCCGACGAAGATCAGGATCACGACCAGATAGCCGAGCTGCGCCAGGTCCTTGTTGTCGAGGCCGAAGGTCGTGCCATTGGCGTCGCGCGCGGCGAGCGCCACGGCCAGCGCAACGACGCCCGCGAGCAGGATCCAGAAGATGAATTGCGGCCGGCGCCGCACCCGCGGCGCGCTCATCCGGGGCCGCTCGGCCGGTGCCGTTCAAGCCGCGCCGGCAAGAGCGCCATGATGGCGCAGCGCTCGTCGTCGGAATAGCGCATCCAGCGGCCGATCTCGGCGAGCGTGCGCCCGCAGCCGACGCAGAAGCCGCTATCGGGATCGAGGGTACAGAGGCGCACGCAGGGGGAAATCATCAGGGAGGCTAGACCACCGATGCGCCGATGAGGAAGGCGGCGACCGCCACCTGCTGGCAGGCGCCGAGCGTGTCGCCGGTCCGCCCGCCAAGCGTGCGCGCCGTAACGCGGATCACGACGTACGTCGCGACGACGGCGAAGGCGCCGGCGAGGATCGTCGGCCATAGTCCCACGGCGGGCAGCGCGACGATCACTGCGATTGCCGCGGCGGCCGCGATGGCGATCAGCATCGCGTTCTGGTCTGGCGCGCCGGTATCGTTGGAGAGGCCGCCCATGCGCGCCGCGGGCAGGTCGTGCCAGAGCCGCACCATGGAGGCGCGCGACACGGCCTCCGCCGCGATCAGCACCAGCCCGGCGCGCACCGACCCGACGACGACCGCCAGCGCGCCAAGCGCAGTGATGCGGATCACGACCGAGAGAATGAGCGCCAGCGCGCCGTAGGTGCCGACGCGGCTGTCGTCCATGATCGCCAGCTTCTTCTCGGTCGTGGAGCCGCCGAGGCTGTCGGCGGCATCCGCGAGGCCGTCTTCGTGCAGCCCGCCGGTGAGGATCACGGTTGCCGAGACCGCCAGCGCGGCGCCGACCATCGCCGGAATGTTGAGCAGGTCGGCGACCACCAGCACGACGCCGCCGACGAGGCCGACCAGCGCACCGACCACCGGGAACACCCGCGCCGCGTGCCGGAAATCCGGAACGGCGGCGGCGCTCGCGCCGAGGTAGCGGGGCGGCACGCGCGTCAGGAAGATCGACGCGCTCCGCAACTCCGCCACCGCGATGCCGATCTCGCTCGGAACCTGGCTCTCGCTCATCCCCGTCTCCAGTTGCCCGCCCGCGACAGCGGTTCGCTTGCCGACGGTGCAGGCAAGGTTATAGAACCTCGGCGCCTCCCTTCAAAGAATCCGTGGGATTCGCCGGTGGTCGCCCCTTCCTCTGGCCTGCCTTTCGATGATTTCCGCGCCCTTGTCCGCGCCATGCCCGGCCCCAGCGAAGCCGCCGTGGCGGCGGTCCGCGCCCGCGATTCGGTGCTGACCAAGCCGGCCGGCTCGCTCGGCCGCCTCGAGCAGATCGTCGAGTGGCTGGCCGCCTGGCAGGGCAAGGCGCCGCCCTCGGTCCAGCGGCCGCTGGTCGCGGTCTTCGCCGGCAATCATGGCGTGACGGCAGAGGGCGTCTCGGCTTTCCCCGCGGCGGTGACGCAGCAGATGGTCGAGAATTTCGCCGCCGGCGGCGCGGCGATCAACCAGATCTGCCTCGCCTTCGACCTGTCGCTGAAGGTTTACGACCTCGCGCTCGACATCCCGACCGGCAACATCGCGCGCGACGCCGCGCTCGACGAGGCCGCCTGCGCCGCGACCATGGCCTTCGGCATGGAGTCGATCGCCGGCGGGATCGATCTCCTGTGCATCGGCGAGATGGGCATCGGCAACACCACGGTCGCCGCCGCGATCTTCGCCGCGCTGTTCGGCGGCACCGGCGCCGATTGGGTCGGCCGCGGCACCGGCGTCGACGACGCGGGTCTGGCGCGCAAGCGCGACGCCGTCGATGCCGCGCTGGCGACCCACGCCCGCCACCTCGCCGATCCGCTCGAGGTGCTGCGCCGCGTCGGCGGCCGCGAGATCGCGGCGATGACCGGCGCCATCCTCGCCGCACGCATGAATCATGTGCCGGTGATCGTCGATGGCTACGTCGCGACGTCCGCCGCGGCGGTGCTCTACGCGATGGACAAGACCGCGCTCGACCATTGCCTGTTCGGCCACGTGTCGGCCGAGCCCGGTCACCGCAAGGCGCTGGCGCGGATGGAAAAGACACCGCTGCTCGATCTCGGCATGCGCCTGGGAGAGGGGACGGGCGCGGCGCTCGCCGCCGGCATCGTCAAGGCCGCTGTCGGCATGCACACCGGCATGGCGACGTTCGCCCAGGCCGGCGTCGCGACGAAGGAAGGCTAGCCCGTCCGCAGCCAGCCGCGGCGCGGCGGGTCGCGGTCGATCGGCGGCAGCGCCTCCATGACGCGCGACTGCGGGAAGGTGGCGATCACCTCCGTGCCCTGCCGCAGTTTCGATTTCAGCTCGAAGCTGCCGTCGTGCATCTGCATCAGCGCCTGCACGATGGGCAGGCCGAGCCCGGCGCCCCGCTCGGCGCTCTTGATCGCGATCGAGCCCTGGCCGAAGGCCGACAGCACGATCGGAATCTCTTCCTCCGGAATGCCGGGACCGTTGTCGCGGATCGACAGGAACTGGCCGCCATCGGGGGCCCAGCCGACCTTGATCGCGATCTCGCCGCCGCTCGGCGTGAACTTCACGGCGTTGGAAATGAGGTTGAGCGCGATCTGCCGCACCGCGCGCTCGTCCGCCCACAGGCGGGGCAGGGTGCGGACGTAGTCTTCGGTGACCGTGATGTTCTTGGCCTTGGCCTTGAGCTGCATCAGGTGGTGGCATTCCTCGACGACGTAGACGAGGTTGACCGGCTCCTCATGCAGCTCGTAGCGGCCGGCCTCGATGCGCGACAGGTCGAGGATCTCGTTGATCAGGTTCAGCAGGTGCTGCCCGGACGTGTGGATGTCGCCGACGTAGTCCTTGTAGTTGGCGTTGCCGATCGGCCCCAGCACCTCGCCCTTGATGATTTCCGAGAAGCCGAGGATGGCGTTGAGCGGCGTGCGCAGCTCGTGGCTCATGGTGGCGAGGAAGCGCGACTTGGCGAGGTTGGCCTCCTCGGCACGGCGGCGCGACTCGTCGGAGATGGATTTCGCCGTGCCGAGCTCGGCGATCAGCAGATCCTTCTCGGCGCGATATTCCAGCATCGCCTGCGTCGCCGAATTGAGGCGTGAGGCGAGGATGAGGAAGAAGAACTGCGCCGCGATGCCCATGATCGCCAGCGCCGGGAACAGGATGCCGCCGCGGCTGACGAACAGGATCGCGACCACGAGCGTCACCGGCACCGTGCCGGCGGTGGCCGCGGGCAGCAGCGTCGAGGCGAGCGAGGTGATGACCGAGACGAAGATCAGCAGCGTCGCGAACTGGAAAACTTCGAGGCCCGCGACCAGGCCTGTGGTGCGCGGCAGCAGTACCATCAGTCCGGCCCAGACGACGCCGCCCAGGCACTCCGCCGCGATGAACTGGCGCCGCCAGAGCCGCATCGAAATTTCGGCGGAGGGGATGCTCATGAATTGCCGGCAGAGCGCGATGATGCCGATGTGCGAAGCGAGCGCCACCGCGGTCCAGAACGCAGCGGTCGGCAGGTCGATCCACAGCATCGAGGCGGCGGCGACGATCACGATCAGCAGCGGCACGGCGTATGCGGCGCTGATCCGATTGCGCGCGTAGGTCAGCGTCAGCTCGTATTCGAACTCCGGCCGGATGTCTGAGCCGGACGTCAGCCGCTCGCGCGTCTCGCGCACCGTGCGGATCACCGAGCGGCGGCGCTCGGCGCGCTCGCGGCTGGCGGCGGTCTTGTCGCTCTCGGCAGGGGCGGCGGAAATCATTGTCCGACCTTGGCCGGTCCACGGTTAATTTCGTCCTGCCATGCCGCGCACGGCGTCACATTGACTTTCGGAGAAAATATTTCTACAAGCGCGGCGAAATGGCCGCAGATTGGACGGCAAATCCGCATTTGCGCCCATTCTGAAATCAGATTGCCCGAGGAGCCGAAAGATGGTCGATCGCCTGGACCGCAAGATCCTGCAGATTCTGCAGGAGGATGCGACCGTTCCCGTGGCCGAGATCGGCCGCCGCGTCGGCCTGTCGACCACGCCGTGCTGGCGCCGCATCCAGAAGCTCGAGGAAGACGGCGTCATCGTCGGCCGCGTCGCGCTGCTCGATCCGCGCAAGGTCAACACGCGCGTGACGGCGTTTGTCGCGGTCACCACCAATCAGCACAACGAGGAATGGCTGAAGCGTTTTGCCGAGGTCATCCAGGAACTCCCCGAGGTCGTCGAGTTCTACCGCATGGCCGGGCAGGTGGATTACCTGCTGCGCGTCGTGGTGCCCGACATCGAGGCGTACGACGCCTTCTACAAGCGGCTGATCGCCCGCATCGACATTTCCGATGTCTCCACGACCTTCGCCATGGAGCAGATCAAGTACACCACCGCGGTGCCGCTGAACTACATCGTGGTCGAGAAGGAAAAGGCGAAGGCGCCGGCCGCCTAGCCGCCGCGCTTTGCGATCCGCGACAACTGCGCCGGGGCGGTCAATTCCCGGACGGCGTCCTTGCCGATCCAGCGCCGGGTCTTGTCCTCCGATGCTGCGAGTTTCTCGGCCAGCGCCAGCGCCCGGCGGTGCAATCCCGGCGACCGCTTGCCGATCTGGCGGAGCGCCCAGTTCACCGCCTTGCGGACGAAGTTGCGCTCGTCGTCGGCGTACTGCTCGATCAGCGCCAGGAACGGGGCGAACTCCGCGTCCGGCGCCTTCTTCGCGCTGACCGCATAGCCGGCGATCGTCGCGAACGCCGCCCGGCGGACAAACTCGCGCTTGTCCTTCGCCCACTTCGCCGCCTTCGCCGCGACGTAGGGCGTCCGCGCAAACAGCTTCATGCAGGCCTGGTCGCAGAGGTCCCACGAATTGAAGTCGCCGACCCACGAGTCCATCTGCTTCGGCGTCACCAGCTTGGGATCGTCGATCAGCGCCGCAAGGATCCGCGCCTCGTGGATGCCGGAGGCCCAGAGCGCGACGGCCAGCGCGTGATCGCGACGATATTTGCGTTGCAGCGGCCGCTGCGCCGCCATCGACACGCCGAGCGCGCTCGCGACGTTGATGCCGAAACGCGCCATGCCGGCGCGGCCGGACTCGGAGCCCAGGGCTCGCAGCTCCCGCAGCACAGTCTCGGCTGCATCAACCGTCGGCATTTGCTGTGACCGCCTTCACCCGCATAAGCTGGCGGGGAGCGATGCCGCCAAGTGTATCCCGCGCCGGTTCTGTATATCCGAAGCCATGCTGCCGCCGATAACCTACAACGAACTCCACGAGAGACAGCGACGCGCGATCGTCGATTTCGCGCGTCAGCCCCGCGACCACAGCGGCCGCGGCATCGTCACCAGCGTCTTCGATCCTCATATCGCGTCCGCCTGGGTGATGCTTTCCGAACTGGCGCGGCTGAAGGTCGACCTGCCGGTCGAGGCATTCCACCACGCCGACGAACTGTCGCCGCGTCATGCCGAGCTCCTGAAGACCCTGGATATCGACCTGCGCCTCCGTCTGATGACGGAGCCGGCCCGCGGCGTGACGATCAAGCCCGTGGCAATCCGGCGGAGCAGCTTTCAGGAGGTGATGTGGATCGACTGCGACAGTTTCCCGCTGCGCGATCCCGCGTTTCTGTTCGAAGACCCCGAATACGTCGCCAAGGGCTCCATGTTCTGGCGCGACGTTGCCGGCGTCGATCGTTCGACGATCTGGTATCCGCTGTCGCCGGTATGGCCGCTGTTCAACGTCGCGCCGAACGACGCGGAGGAATTCGAGACCGGGCAACTCCTGCTCAACAAGGACAAGTGCTGGGCGGAGCTCGGCCTGACGTTGCACTTCAACGCCGACCAGAAGACCTACGCGGCCATCGTCGTCGGCGACAAGGATATGTTCCGCCTCGCCTGGCAGAACCTGGCGCAGGTCAGGAAGAAGTCGCCGCCGCAGGAGGGCTACCTGGTCGATTCCGCCATGGTCCCCTACGGCTTCATGCCCTACGGCCCGTTCCACATGGGCCGCCCCAACTTGGGCCATCGCTGGGGCGGCGGCACGGTCATGGTCCAGCGCGACCGCCAGGGCGCGCCGCTATTCGTTCATCGCAATCTCGATAAATTCAAGCTGAACGGCGACAATCCGTTCAATGCCGACGTGCCGAATGAGGCGATCTATCATGAGCACGTCGCGCGCCTGCGCGAGCTGCTGAAGCAGCCCTAGCGCCGCTACTTCCGCTCCAGCCGCGCGATCAGGCTTGAGGTGTCCCACCGGTTGCCGCCCAGCGCCTGCACCTCGGCATAGAACTGATCGACCAGCGCACTGAGCGGCAGCTTGGCGCCGTTGGTGCGCGCCTCTGCGAGCGCGATGGAGAGATCCTTGCGCATCCAGTCGACGGCAAAGCCGAAGTCGAACTTGCCGGCGTCCATCGTCTTGTAGCGGTTCTCCATCTGCCAGGATTGCGCGGCGCCCTTCGAGACGACGCTGACCACCTTCTCGACGTCGAGGCCGGCGCGCTTGGCGAAATGGATGCCCTCGGCCAGGCCCTGCACGACGCCGGCGATGCAGATCTGGTTGACCATCTTGGTGAGTTGCCCGGCGCCCACCGGCCCCATGAGGCCGACCATTTTGGCGTAGGAATCGATCACCGGCTTGGCCTTGCCGAAGGTCGCCTCGTCGCCGCCGACCATGACGCTGAGCTGACCGTTCTCCGCCCCGGCCTGGCCGCCCGACACCGGCGCATCGAGGAAGCCGACGCCCTTCGCCGATGCCGCCGCCGCGATCTCGCGCGCCACCGTCGCCGACGCCGTCGTGTTGTCGATCAGGATCGCGCCGGCGCTCGTGCCGGCCAGCGCGCCATCGCTGCCGAAGACGACCGAGCGCAAGTCGTCGTCATTGCCGACGCAACTGAACACGAACTCCGCGCCGGTCGCCGCCGCCCTGGGCGTCGGCGCCGATTTGCCGCCGTGCTTGGCGACCCACGCCTCGGCCTTGGCGGCGCTGCGGTTGTAGACGGTGAGGTCGTGCCCGCCGCGCTTGGCGAGATGGCCGGCCATGGGGAAACCCATGACGCCGAGGCCGAGAAAAGCGACTTTTGCCATGACGAGGCAACCCTTCTGCTTTGCGTTTTTGAACCGCCGGCGGTTGGACTACCGCGGCGCCTGCCGGAGATGGAGGTGGCGCGTTATACGCCGCTCGACGGCGTTGACGATGCGGCTGAAGACTTCGACCGCGACCAGATAGATCGCCGCCGCCCAGAAATAGAAGGACAGGTCGTACGTCTTGGAGAAGACGAAGCGCGTCTGGCCCATCAGGTCGAGCACCGTGATGATCGAGGCCAGCGACGACGCCTTGGTGAGCAGGATCACTTCGTTGCCGTAGGGCCTGAGCGCGCTGATGAAGGCCTGCGGCAGCACCACCTTGCGCAGTTCCGCGACCATGTGGAAGCCCAGCGCCCGCGCCGCCTCGCGCTGGCCCGGCGGCACGTTGCG
The sequence above is drawn from the Bauldia sp. genome and encodes:
- a CDS encoding ATP-binding protein codes for the protein MISAAPAESDKTAASRERAERRRSVIRTVRETRERLTSGSDIRPEFEYELTLTYARNRISAAYAVPLLIVIVAAASMLWIDLPTAAFWTAVALASHIGIIALCRQFMSIPSAEISMRLWRRQFIAAECLGGVVWAGLMVLLPRTTGLVAGLEVFQFATLLIFVSVITSLASTLLPAATAGTVPVTLVVAILFVSRGGILFPALAIMGIAAQFFFLILASRLNSATQAMLEYRAEKDLLIAELGTAKSISDESRRRAEEANLAKSRFLATMSHELRTPLNAILGFSEIIKGEVLGPIGNANYKDYVGDIHTSGQHLLNLINEILDLSRIEAGRYELHEEPVNLVYVVEECHHLMQLKAKAKNITVTEDYVRTLPRLWADERAVRQIALNLISNAVKFTPSGGEIAIKVGWAPDGGQFLSIRDNGPGIPEEEIPIVLSAFGQGSIAIKSAERGAGLGLPIVQALMQMHDGSFELKSKLRQGTEVIATFPQSRVMEALPPIDRDPPRRGWLRTG
- a CDS encoding Lrp/AsnC family transcriptional regulator, with protein sequence MVDRLDRKILQILQEDATVPVAEIGRRVGLSTTPCWRRIQKLEEDGVIVGRVALLDPRKVNTRVTAFVAVTTNQHNEEWLKRFAEVIQELPEVVEFYRMAGQVDYLLRVVVPDIEAYDAFYKRLIARIDISDVSTTFAMEQIKYTTAVPLNYIVVEKEKAKAPAA
- a CDS encoding DNA alkylation repair protein; its protein translation is MPTVDAAETVLRELRALGSESGRAGMARFGINVASALGVSMAAQRPLQRKYRRDHALAVALWASGIHEARILAALIDDPKLVTPKQMDSWVGDFNSWDLCDQACMKLFARTPYVAAKAAKWAKDKREFVRRAAFATIAGYAVSAKKAPDAEFAPFLALIEQYADDERNFVRKAVNWALRQIGKRSPGLHRRALALAEKLAASEDKTRRWIGKDAVRELTAPAQLSRIAKRGG